One stretch of Nocardioides perillae DNA includes these proteins:
- the nuoN gene encoding NADH-quinone oxidoreductase subunit NuoN, with translation MEFSKPVLDYAALWPLMVVLGTACVGVLVEAFAPRRRRFLVQVGVAAVGLVTALVGTVVVGSRLDAVEGGAKGVVTAGGTIAVDGPTVFLWGLVLALALSGLLLFAERRLEGGVTGFSGQAAALPGSEAEREASAAGLEHSEVYPLLVFAVGGMMLFPAANDLLTMFVALEVLSLPLYLLAGLARRRRLLSQEAALKYFLLGAFSSGFLIYGIALVYGYAGSMEFGAINEAVRNGVGSRGLLLTGIGMVAVGLLFKVGAVPFHAWTPDVYQGSPTALTAFMSAATKVAAFGAILRLFYVAFGSERWSWQPVLWIVAILTMVVGAVLAITQDDVKRMLAYSSIAHTGFLLTGVLGLQGAGQLGEGEISSLQAVMFYLVTYGFASLGAFAVVTLVRDAGGEATHLSRWSGLGRTSPVVAAAFAVFLISMAGIPLTSGFVGKWSVFAAALAAGAWPVVVTAVLTSVVAAFFYVRVIVLMYFADPVGEGPTVAVPSVLTAGAIAFAVAVTVALGLLPGPVLDLAGSAGQFLR, from the coding sequence ATGGAGTTCTCGAAGCCGGTCCTCGACTACGCCGCGCTGTGGCCGCTCATGGTCGTGCTCGGCACGGCCTGCGTCGGCGTGCTGGTCGAGGCCTTCGCGCCGCGCCGACGCCGCTTCCTCGTGCAGGTGGGCGTCGCCGCCGTCGGCCTGGTGACCGCGCTGGTGGGCACCGTGGTGGTGGGCAGCCGCCTCGACGCCGTCGAGGGCGGCGCCAAGGGCGTCGTCACCGCGGGCGGCACCATCGCCGTCGACGGGCCCACGGTGTTCCTGTGGGGCCTCGTGCTCGCGCTGGCGCTGTCGGGTCTGCTGCTCTTCGCCGAGCGGCGGCTGGAGGGCGGGGTCACCGGCTTCTCCGGCCAGGCCGCGGCGCTGCCGGGCTCGGAGGCCGAGCGGGAGGCCTCCGCGGCCGGCCTCGAGCACAGCGAGGTCTACCCGCTGCTCGTCTTCGCCGTCGGCGGCATGATGCTCTTCCCGGCCGCCAACGACCTGCTGACGATGTTCGTCGCGCTCGAGGTGCTCTCCTTGCCGCTCTACCTGCTCGCGGGCCTGGCCCGCCGGCGGCGGCTGCTGAGCCAGGAGGCCGCGCTGAAGTACTTCCTGCTCGGCGCCTTCTCCTCCGGCTTCCTCATCTACGGCATCGCGCTGGTCTACGGCTACGCCGGCTCGATGGAGTTCGGCGCGATCAACGAGGCCGTGCGCAACGGGGTCGGCTCGCGAGGCCTGCTGCTGACCGGCATCGGCATGGTCGCCGTCGGCCTGCTCTTCAAGGTCGGCGCCGTGCCGTTCCACGCCTGGACCCCCGACGTCTACCAGGGCTCGCCGACCGCGCTCACCGCCTTCATGTCGGCGGCGACCAAGGTCGCGGCCTTCGGCGCGATCCTGCGGCTCTTCTACGTGGCCTTCGGCTCCGAGCGCTGGAGCTGGCAGCCGGTGCTGTGGATCGTGGCCATCTTGACGATGGTCGTCGGTGCCGTGCTCGCGATCACCCAGGACGACGTCAAGCGGATGCTCGCCTACTCCTCGATCGCCCACACCGGCTTCCTGCTCACCGGCGTGCTCGGCCTGCAGGGCGCGGGCCAGCTCGGCGAGGGCGAGATCAGCTCACTGCAGGCCGTGATGTTCTACCTCGTCACCTACGGCTTCGCCTCGCTCGGCGCCTTCGCCGTCGTCACGCTCGTGCGCGACGCCGGCGGCGAGGCCACCCACCTCTCGCGCTGGTCGGGCCTCGGGCGCACCTCGCCGGTCGTGGCCGCCGCGTTCGCGGTGTTCCTGATCTCGATGGCCGGCATCCCGCTCACCAGCGGCTTCGTCGGCAAGTGGTCGGTCTTCGCCGCCGCCCTCGCGGCCGGTGCCTGGCCGGTCGTGGTCACGGCGGTCCTCACCAGCGTGGTGGCGGCGTTCTTCTACGTCCGCGTCATCGTGCTGATGTACTTCGCCGACCCCGTCGGGGAGGGTCCGACCGTGGCCGTGCCCTCGGTGCTGACCGCAGGTGCGATCGCGTTCGCGGTCGCGGTGACCGTCGCGCTCGGGCTGCTGCCCGGGCCGGTGCTCGACCTCGCGGGCAGTGCGGGACAATTCCTCAGGTGA
- a CDS encoding NADH-quinone oxidoreductase subunit M yields the protein MNDFPWLTALILVPLVGAVVTAALPSPPGAALAKVSALGFSGLTFVGALLVWAQYDVGAGMQFTEDHLWIEALGAHYALGVDGLGLVMVLLTTFLVPVVVAASWPDADLRNTKAFFAWVLALEAAAVAVFTATDVFLFYVAFEATLLPAYFLVGGFGGVGRGRAAVKFLIYMLLGGLVMLASVIGLYVASADAGAPSYLVADLAGLELGLWEGRWLFLGFFFAFAVKAPLFPFHTWLADTTQAATPGTSVLLVCVLDKIGTYGMIRFCLGIFPEASQWATPVVVTLALVSIVYGALVAIGQDDMLRLVGLTSLSHFGFIVLGIFVFTTQGQSGSILYMVNHGLATAGLFLVAGYLIRRRHTASIRATSGAEKAAPVLAGLLLVSGLATLGLPGLSTFVSEFLVLVAAFDYAAYVGAVAVTGIALAAIYVLWMYQRTMTGPTSPEVLAMPDLDRREVAAMAPVVVALVFFGFYPMPLLDVINPSVETSLQQVGVSDDPPVVPAADVSGTTGEGAE from the coding sequence ATGAACGACTTCCCGTGGCTCACCGCCCTGATCCTGGTCCCGCTCGTCGGGGCCGTGGTCACCGCTGCGCTGCCCTCCCCGCCGGGAGCGGCGCTGGCCAAGGTGTCGGCGCTCGGCTTCTCCGGCCTCACCTTCGTCGGCGCCCTGCTCGTCTGGGCGCAGTACGACGTGGGCGCCGGCATGCAGTTCACCGAGGACCACCTGTGGATCGAGGCCCTCGGGGCGCACTACGCGCTCGGCGTCGACGGTCTCGGCCTCGTCATGGTGCTGCTCACCACCTTCCTGGTGCCGGTCGTCGTCGCGGCCTCGTGGCCCGACGCGGACCTGCGCAACACCAAGGCGTTCTTCGCCTGGGTGCTCGCGCTCGAGGCGGCCGCGGTCGCGGTGTTCACGGCCACCGACGTCTTCCTCTTCTACGTCGCCTTCGAGGCCACGCTGCTGCCGGCGTACTTCCTCGTCGGCGGCTTCGGCGGAGTCGGACGCGGCCGCGCCGCGGTCAAGTTCCTCATCTACATGCTGCTCGGCGGCCTGGTGATGCTGGCCAGCGTCATCGGCCTCTACGTTGCCTCCGCCGACGCCGGCGCCCCGTCCTACCTCGTCGCCGACCTCGCCGGGCTCGAGCTCGGGCTGTGGGAGGGCCGCTGGCTCTTCCTGGGCTTCTTCTTCGCCTTCGCGGTCAAGGCGCCGCTCTTCCCCTTCCACACCTGGCTGGCCGACACGACGCAGGCGGCGACGCCCGGCACGAGCGTGCTGCTGGTGTGCGTCCTGGACAAGATCGGCACCTACGGCATGATCCGCTTCTGCCTCGGGATCTTCCCCGAGGCCTCGCAGTGGGCGACGCCCGTGGTGGTGACCCTGGCGCTCGTCAGCATCGTCTACGGCGCGCTGGTGGCGATCGGTCAGGACGACATGCTGCGCCTGGTCGGCCTGACCTCGCTGTCGCACTTCGGCTTCATCGTGCTCGGCATCTTCGTCTTCACCACGCAGGGGCAGAGCGGCTCGATCCTCTACATGGTCAACCACGGTCTCGCGACCGCCGGGCTCTTCCTCGTGGCGGGCTACCTCATCCGCCGCCGGCACACCGCCTCGATCCGCGCGACCTCCGGCGCCGAGAAGGCCGCCCCCGTGCTGGCCGGGCTGCTGCTGGTCTCGGGCCTCGCGACCCTCGGCCTGCCGGGCCTGTCGACCTTCGTCAGCGAGTTCCTGGTGCTGGTCGCGGCGTTCGACTACGCGGCGTACGTCGGGGCGGTGGCCGTCACGGGCATCGCGCTGGCCGCGATCTACGTGCTGTGGATGTACCAGCGCACGATGACCGGGCCGACGTCGCCGGAGGTGCTCGCGATGCCCGACCTCGACCGCCGCGAGGTCGCCGCGATGGCGCCGGTGGTGGTGGCGCTGGTGTTCTTCGGCTTCTACCCGATGCCGCTCCTCGACGTGATCAACCCGAGCGTCGAGACCTCGTTGCAGCAGGTCGGTGTGAGCGACGACCCCCCGGTCGTCCCCGCCGCTGACGTCTCCGGCACGACCGGGGAAGGGGCCGAGTGA
- a CDS encoding polyprenyl synthetase family protein, with the protein MTSQAGPDALALPVLDADLAERLRGRLAEVEVALAGHVRSRAPFVSEAATHLLDAGGKRFRPLLVLLAAEAGDRPWNDEVLTAACVVELTHLASLYHDDVMDEAQLRRGAPSANARWDNHVAILTGDFLFSKSSELTAELGADAVRIQAQTFTALVEGQILETVEPGPGEDALAHYLEVVAGKTGSLIATSARYGARFGGASPEVERALTSYGEIVGAAFQLSDDILDIASESGESGKTPGTDLREGVPTLPVMMVRRSGDPADARLLELLDPRRCDLADDALHAEALDLLRAHPAMDEARAYVVDRAREAKSLLVALPDGPVREALETFADAVASRSS; encoded by the coding sequence GTGACCTCCCAGGCTGGCCCGGACGCCCTGGCCCTCCCCGTCCTCGACGCGGACCTCGCCGAGCGGCTGCGGGGTCGGCTGGCCGAGGTCGAGGTGGCGCTGGCCGGCCACGTGCGCAGCCGCGCGCCGTTCGTCAGCGAGGCCGCGACGCACCTGCTCGACGCCGGCGGCAAGCGCTTCCGGCCGCTGCTGGTGCTCCTCGCCGCCGAGGCCGGCGACCGGCCGTGGAACGACGAGGTGCTCACCGCCGCCTGCGTGGTCGAGCTGACCCACCTGGCCTCGCTCTACCACGACGACGTCATGGACGAGGCGCAGCTGCGGCGCGGGGCCCCGTCGGCCAACGCCCGGTGGGACAACCACGTCGCGATCCTCACCGGCGACTTCCTCTTCTCGAAGTCCTCCGAGCTGACCGCCGAGCTGGGTGCCGACGCGGTGCGCATCCAGGCGCAGACCTTCACCGCGCTCGTGGAGGGCCAGATCCTCGAGACCGTCGAGCCCGGCCCGGGCGAGGACGCCCTGGCGCACTACCTCGAGGTCGTCGCCGGCAAGACCGGCTCGCTCATCGCCACCTCGGCACGCTACGGCGCTCGCTTCGGCGGCGCGTCGCCGGAGGTCGAGCGCGCGCTGACGTCGTACGGCGAGATCGTCGGCGCGGCCTTCCAGCTCTCCGACGACATCCTCGACATCGCCTCCGAGTCGGGCGAGTCGGGCAAGACCCCCGGCACCGACCTCCGCGAGGGGGTGCCGACGCTGCCGGTGATGATGGTGCGGCGCTCGGGCGACCCCGCCGACGCTCGGCTGCTCGAGCTCCTCGACCCGCGTCGCTGCGACCTCGCCGACGACGCCCTCCACGCCGAGGCGCTCGACCTGCTGCGCGCCCACCCGGCGATGGACGAGGCCCGCGCCTACGTCGTCGACCGCGCCCGCGAGGCCAAGTCGCTGCTCGTGGCGCTGCCCGACGGTCCTGTCCGCGAGGCCCTCGAGACCTTCGCCGACGCCGTCGCCTCCCGCTCCAGCTGA
- a CDS encoding SigE family RNA polymerase sigma factor, with protein MSSTTAAQAPSFEEYAAASWPTLYRSAYLLAGNHADAEDLAQQTLVKAHGAWANVSASDSVHAYVRRILTNTFLSSTRPRRRRLELLTGDVPEWGRASGGATSTTGVPGASDERAALWPHVRELPPQQRAVVVLRYFEQLSEAEIAETLGCSRGTVKSTAHRALKSLKVALEASDDQPRAQQSRKEA; from the coding sequence ATGTCGTCGACGACCGCCGCGCAGGCACCCTCGTTCGAGGAGTACGCCGCTGCGTCCTGGCCGACGCTGTACCGCAGCGCCTACCTGCTGGCCGGCAACCACGCCGACGCCGAGGACCTCGCCCAGCAGACGCTGGTCAAGGCGCACGGGGCCTGGGCCAACGTGAGCGCCTCGGACTCGGTGCACGCCTACGTCCGGCGCATCCTCACCAACACGTTCCTCTCCTCCACGCGGCCGCGGCGGCGCCGGCTGGAGCTGCTGACCGGCGACGTCCCGGAGTGGGGACGGGCATCTGGTGGGGCCACGAGCACGACGGGGGTGCCGGGGGCTTCCGACGAGCGGGCTGCGCTGTGGCCGCACGTTCGGGAGCTGCCACCGCAGCAGCGCGCGGTCGTCGTGCTGCGCTACTTCGAGCAGCTGAGCGAGGCGGAAATCGCCGAGACCCTCGGCTGCTCGCGCGGCACCGTGAAGTCCACGGCCCACCGGGCCCTCAAGAGCCTCAAGGTCGCACTCGAGGCCTCCGACGACCAGCCCAGGGCCCAGCAGAGCCGGAAGGAGGCCTGA
- the nuoL gene encoding NADH-quinone oxidoreductase subunit L — translation MVSPVSADGVLSLVWLVIALPLAGALLLLVVGPAVARPVTDRLGHLLGTATVAGSFVLGVLQFLALLGRDEGERQVGRTLFTWIETGDFRVGMDLLLDPLSSLFVLLITGVSTLIHVYSIGYMAHDPRRRRFFGYLNLFVAAMLVLVLAGDYLGIFLGWEGVGLASYLLIGFWQHKPSAAAAAKKAFVINRVGDMGLSLAIMLMFVTFGTSSFAGVSAAAPEASSATMNAIGLLLLLGACGKSAQVPLQAWLLDAMEGPTPVSALIHAATMVTAGVYLVVRSNFVFEQAEVAQTTVVVVATVTLLWGAVIGCAKDDVKKALAGSTMSQIGYMMLAAGLGAAGYAYAIFHLITHGFFKANMFLGAGSVMHAMDDEVDMRRYGALRQAVPVTFLTFAMGYLAIIGFPGFSGFWSKDRIIETALAENLLVGLLALLGAGITAFYMTRLMLLTFFTEKRWRDDAHPHESPSVMTVPLVVLAALSVLGGVLILGDWIKGWLEPVVGKGEAHEFALPPIAVSVLVTLVVAAGVATAWFLVGKRDVPREAPQDVSFATRAARRDLFGDDLNDAVVVRPGGVLVRGLARFDRAGVDGVVENGSLALGGLSGVLRRVQTGFVRSYALSLFAGALVLVVALLAVQLR, via the coding sequence CGCTGCCGCTGGCCGGTGCGCTGCTGCTGCTGGTCGTCGGGCCCGCCGTGGCGCGCCCCGTGACCGACCGCCTGGGCCACCTGCTCGGCACGGCCACCGTCGCGGGCTCCTTCGTGCTGGGCGTGCTGCAGTTCCTCGCGCTCCTCGGGCGCGACGAGGGCGAGCGCCAGGTCGGCCGCACCCTCTTCACCTGGATCGAGACCGGCGACTTCCGCGTCGGCATGGACCTCCTGCTCGACCCGCTGAGCTCGCTCTTCGTGCTGCTGATCACCGGCGTCAGCACGCTGATCCACGTCTACTCGATCGGCTACATGGCGCACGACCCGCGCCGGCGCCGGTTCTTCGGCTACCTCAACCTCTTCGTCGCCGCGATGCTCGTGCTGGTCCTCGCCGGCGACTACCTCGGCATCTTCCTGGGCTGGGAGGGCGTCGGCCTGGCGTCCTACCTGCTCATCGGCTTCTGGCAGCACAAGCCGTCCGCGGCGGCCGCCGCCAAGAAGGCCTTCGTGATCAACCGCGTCGGCGACATGGGCCTCTCGCTGGCGATCATGCTGATGTTCGTCACCTTCGGCACCAGCTCCTTCGCCGGGGTCAGCGCCGCGGCGCCGGAGGCCTCGTCGGCCACGATGAACGCGATCGGCCTGCTGCTGCTGCTCGGCGCCTGCGGCAAGTCCGCCCAGGTCCCGCTGCAGGCGTGGCTGCTCGACGCGATGGAGGGCCCGACCCCGGTCTCCGCGCTGATCCACGCCGCCACCATGGTCACCGCCGGCGTCTACCTCGTCGTGCGCTCCAACTTCGTCTTCGAGCAGGCCGAGGTCGCCCAGACCACGGTGGTCGTGGTCGCCACGGTCACGCTGCTGTGGGGCGCGGTCATCGGCTGCGCCAAGGACGACGTCAAGAAGGCGCTGGCCGGCTCCACCATGAGCCAGATCGGCTACATGATGCTCGCCGCCGGCCTCGGCGCCGCGGGCTACGCCTACGCGATCTTCCACCTCATCACCCACGGCTTCTTCAAGGCCAACATGTTCCTGGGCGCCGGGTCGGTGATGCACGCGATGGACGACGAGGTCGACATGCGCCGCTACGGCGCGCTGCGCCAGGCCGTGCCCGTCACCTTCTTGACGTTCGCGATGGGCTACCTCGCGATCATCGGCTTCCCGGGCTTCTCGGGCTTCTGGTCGAAGGACCGCATCATCGAGACCGCGCTCGCCGAGAACCTCCTGGTGGGCCTGCTCGCACTGCTCGGCGCGGGCATCACCGCCTTCTACATGACCCGGCTGATGCTGCTGACCTTCTTCACCGAGAAGCGCTGGCGCGACGACGCGCACCCCCACGAGTCGCCGTCGGTCATGACCGTGCCGCTGGTGGTGCTGGCCGCGCTGTCGGTGCTCGGCGGCGTGCTCATCCTGGGCGACTGGATCAAGGGCTGGCTCGAGCCGGTGGTCGGCAAGGGCGAGGCCCACGAGTTCGCGCTGCCCCCGATCGCGGTGTCGGTCCTGGTGACGCTCGTGGTCGCCGCCGGCGTGGCCACCGCGTGGTTCCTCGTCGGCAAGCGCGACGTGCCGCGCGAGGCCCCGCAGGACGTCTCCTTCGCGACCCGCGCCGCGCGCCGCGACCTCTTCGGCGACGACCTCAACGACGCCGTGGTGGTGCGGCCCGGCGGCGTGCTCGTGCGCGGCCTCGCCCGCTTCGACCGCGCCGGCGTCGACGGCGTCGTCGAGAACGGCTCGCTCGCCCTCGGCGGCCTCTCCGGCGTCCTGCGCCGGGTGCAGACCGGCTTCGTCCGCAGCTACGCGCTCTCGCTCTTCGCCGGCGCGCTCGTCCTCGTCGTCGCGCTCCTGGCGGTGCAGCTGCGATGA
- a CDS encoding PhoX family protein has product MTLTPSRPTGRPLLPLLNRGPHGSRSHLTCASRCGNACDKPVPNTTGHPHVSEAITSLVERRSVLRGGAALGGALVLGGISAHATSAAAAPGVAAADPRVQASLARTSFAPVRPNVRDAVVVPDGFRSQVVVRWGDKVAKGAPDFDVRRLTPAGARQQFGYNCDYVGLVPLTGKAGRGGKRALLVVNHEYTTGELMFPEGVYDEATRKRIEMAYHGMSVVEVVRGATPGSWKRVNVRSTTYNRRVHDGTEFRLSGPAAGHERLRTTADPSGTRVLGTLNNCAGGLTPWGTVLSGEENFNQYFDASGELDPRYTESYARYGISGGDRGWSEVDPRFDLTREPHEPFRFGWVVELDPLDPKGAPVKHTMLGRFKHEGANVAIARDGRAVAYMGDDERGDYLYKFVSKGKVSKGQSRKARAANKRLLSAGTLYVARLTGDGLEDGDYDGSGEWIPLCSDTQSFVEGMSVAEVLLDTRLAADKVAPTRMDRPEDVEANPVNGKVYAALTNNSRRGAAFPVDEANPVATSMVRESLGAPLTPASGNRNGYVLELSPIGGHGGRTFSWDLFLVCGDPDAPETRFGGVDKSRVSPISCPDNVAFDRAGNLWVSTDGNVLGSNDGVFRVPVAGEDRGLVRQFLTVPRGAEACGPFLTTDDLSLFVAVQHPGEVDGATFASPASTWPHTDDFPRPSVVVAFRDR; this is encoded by the coding sequence ATGACCCTCACCCCGTCGCGGCCCACCGGCCGCCCGCTGCTCCCCCTGCTGAACCGCGGCCCCCACGGCTCGCGCAGCCACCTGACCTGCGCGTCGCGCTGCGGCAACGCCTGCGACAAGCCGGTGCCGAACACCACCGGCCACCCCCACGTCTCCGAGGCCATCACCTCGCTCGTCGAGCGCCGCAGCGTGCTGCGCGGCGGCGCGGCCCTCGGCGGCGCGCTGGTGCTCGGTGGCATCAGCGCCCACGCCACGTCGGCCGCAGCCGCGCCCGGCGTGGCCGCGGCCGACCCGCGCGTGCAGGCCTCCCTGGCCCGCACGAGCTTCGCCCCGGTGCGGCCCAACGTGCGCGACGCCGTCGTCGTGCCCGACGGCTTCCGCTCCCAGGTCGTCGTGCGCTGGGGCGACAAGGTCGCCAAGGGCGCCCCCGACTTCGACGTCCGCCGCCTCACCCCGGCCGGCGCGCGCCAGCAGTTCGGCTACAACTGCGACTACGTCGGCCTCGTGCCGCTCACCGGCAAGGCCGGGCGGGGCGGCAAGCGCGCCCTGCTCGTCGTCAACCACGAGTACACCACCGGCGAGCTGATGTTCCCGGAGGGCGTCTACGACGAGGCGACCCGCAAGCGCATCGAGATGGCCTACCACGGCATGAGCGTGGTGGAGGTCGTGCGCGGCGCCACCCCGGGCTCGTGGAAGCGCGTCAACGTCCGCAGCACGACGTACAACCGGCGGGTGCACGACGGCACGGAATTCCGCCTCAGCGGCCCCGCCGCCGGTCACGAGCGCCTGCGCACCACCGCCGACCCGAGCGGCACCCGCGTGCTCGGCACGCTGAACAACTGCGCCGGCGGTCTGACCCCGTGGGGCACGGTGCTCTCCGGCGAGGAGAACTTCAACCAGTACTTCGACGCCTCCGGCGAGCTCGACCCGCGCTACACCGAGTCCTACGCCCGCTACGGCATCAGCGGCGGTGACCGCGGCTGGAGCGAGGTCGACCCCCGCTTCGACCTGACCCGCGAGCCGCACGAGCCCTTCCGCTTCGGCTGGGTCGTCGAGCTCGACCCGCTCGACCCGAAGGGTGCGCCGGTCAAGCACACCATGCTGGGCCGCTTCAAGCACGAGGGCGCCAACGTCGCGATCGCCCGCGACGGCCGGGCCGTGGCCTACATGGGCGACGACGAGCGCGGTGACTACCTCTACAAGTTCGTCTCGAAGGGCAAGGTCAGCAAGGGCCAGTCCCGCAAGGCGCGAGCGGCCAACAAGCGCCTGCTGAGCGCCGGCACGCTCTACGTCGCCCGCCTCACCGGCGACGGGCTCGAGGACGGCGACTACGACGGCAGCGGCGAGTGGATCCCGCTGTGCAGCGACACCCAGTCGTTCGTCGAGGGCATGAGCGTGGCCGAGGTCCTGCTCGACACGCGCCTGGCCGCCGACAAGGTCGCACCCACGCGGATGGACCGCCCCGAGGACGTCGAGGCCAACCCGGTCAACGGCAAGGTGTACGCCGCACTGACCAACAACTCGCGTCGCGGCGCGGCCTTCCCGGTCGACGAGGCCAACCCGGTCGCCACCTCCATGGTGCGCGAGTCGCTCGGCGCCCCGCTGACCCCGGCCTCGGGCAACCGCAACGGCTACGTCCTCGAGCTCTCGCCGATCGGCGGGCACGGCGGTCGCACCTTCAGCTGGGACCTGTTCCTGGTCTGCGGCGACCCCGACGCACCCGAGACCCGCTTCGGCGGTGTCGACAAGTCGCGCGTCAGCCCCATCTCGTGCCCCGACAACGTCGCCTTCGACCGTGCGGGCAACCTGTGGGTCTCCACCGACGGCAACGTCCTGGGCAGCAACGACGGCGTCTTCCGGGTGCCGGTAGCCGGCGAGGACCGCGGCCTGGTCCGCCAGTTCCTCACCGTCCCCCGCGGCGCTGAGGCGTGCGGCCCGTTCCTCACCACCGACGACCTGTCGCTCTTCGTCGCGGTCCAGCACCCGGGTGAGGTCGACGGCGCGACGTTCGCGTCGCCCGCCAGCACGTGGCCGCACACCGACGACTTCCCGCGCCCGTCGGTCGTGGTGGCCTTCCGCGACCGCTGA